The Streptomyces luteogriseus genome includes a window with the following:
- a CDS encoding carbamoyltransferase family protein: MIVLGYNGFGKSAEIFGRLFRATGIDRHLLYGHDSSAALVVDGKLVAAVEEERLNREKKTSSFPVNAMRWCLDSVGISFDDVDTFAFSWQFSQDVVNKMIAEITEDREASVEQKFARLRRLAETHEAMFGEAATEADFLEYTGHRLSPEKLVRVPHHIAHLMTGYHLSGGGDAAFLVSDGRAEWLSSIMGEVRDGEVKIFDDMTIDSRHSLAMLFSVVTRYLGFVPNNDEYKVMGLAGYGPPPEPNPFLEHVVEMCPDGTYRIPYPANAVPAYYELFDRIFGGDAEDREEFDYRVRVASAAQHMLETATAGQIRTLEARSDLPRVIFEGGLALNCVNNSKLLERSRFTGMDVSFGASDVGVAIGAALFASGRAGTPPRVGPSPYLGPSYDGQEIRAALQQYADQVVWRELDPADVPREAATLMQERCVIGWFQGRMEYGPRALGNRSILANPKFPDIKDIINERIKHREQFRPFAPVVLEHLAPDVFELGKKTSSPYMTFVVPVRPEYRERIQGACHVDATSRIQTVTEQSNPLLAELLREFTELTGIPCLINTSFNVAGEPIVCSPTDALSCFLKTEMDHLFLGNFLVSRI; encoded by the coding sequence ATGATCGTTCTGGGCTACAACGGATTCGGCAAGTCTGCGGAAATCTTCGGACGCCTCTTTCGCGCCACCGGCATCGACCGTCACCTGCTGTACGGCCATGACTCGTCCGCCGCGCTCGTCGTCGACGGTAAGCTCGTCGCCGCCGTCGAGGAGGAGCGGCTCAACCGGGAGAAGAAGACGTCGAGCTTCCCGGTCAACGCGATGCGCTGGTGCCTGGATTCGGTCGGCATATCCTTCGACGACGTCGACACGTTCGCCTTCTCCTGGCAGTTCTCGCAGGACGTGGTGAACAAGATGATCGCCGAGATCACCGAGGACCGGGAAGCGTCCGTCGAGCAGAAGTTCGCGCGCTTGCGGCGGCTGGCGGAAACCCATGAGGCGATGTTCGGCGAGGCCGCGACCGAGGCCGATTTCCTCGAGTACACGGGCCACCGGCTGAGCCCTGAAAAGCTGGTCCGGGTTCCGCACCACATCGCGCATCTGATGACGGGATACCACCTCTCGGGCGGCGGAGACGCGGCATTCCTGGTCAGCGACGGCCGTGCCGAATGGCTTTCGTCGATCATGGGTGAGGTGCGCGACGGCGAGGTGAAGATCTTCGACGACATGACCATCGACTCGCGGCACTCACTCGCGATGCTCTTCTCCGTGGTGACGCGCTATCTCGGATTCGTCCCGAACAACGACGAGTACAAGGTGATGGGACTGGCCGGCTATGGCCCGCCGCCCGAGCCGAACCCGTTCCTCGAGCACGTGGTCGAGATGTGCCCCGACGGCACCTACAGGATTCCCTATCCGGCGAACGCGGTACCCGCCTACTACGAGCTCTTCGACCGCATCTTCGGCGGAGATGCCGAGGACCGGGAGGAGTTCGACTACCGGGTCCGCGTGGCCAGTGCGGCCCAGCACATGCTGGAGACGGCGACCGCGGGCCAGATCCGGACGCTCGAAGCCCGGAGCGACCTGCCGCGCGTGATATTCGAGGGCGGACTCGCCCTGAACTGCGTCAACAACAGCAAACTGCTGGAGCGTTCACGCTTCACCGGGATGGACGTCAGCTTCGGAGCCAGCGACGTCGGCGTGGCCATCGGCGCGGCGCTGTTCGCCAGTGGCCGGGCCGGCACACCGCCCCGGGTCGGCCCGTCCCCGTACCTGGGCCCGAGCTACGACGGCCAGGAGATCCGGGCCGCCCTCCAGCAGTACGCCGACCAGGTCGTCTGGCGCGAGCTGGACCCCGCGGACGTGCCGCGGGAGGCCGCCACCCTGATGCAGGAGCGCTGCGTCATCGGGTGGTTCCAGGGGCGTATGGAGTACGGGCCGCGCGCCCTGGGCAACCGCAGCATCCTGGCCAACCCGAAGTTCCCCGACATCAAGGACATCATCAACGAACGCATCAAGCACCGCGAGCAGTTCCGGCCCTTCGCCCCCGTGGTCCTCGAGCACCTCGCGCCGGACGTCTTCGAACTCGGCAAGAAGACGTCCTCGCCCTACATGACCTTCGTGGTTCCGGTGCGTCCCGAGTACCGGGAGAGGATCCAGGGCGCCTGCCACGTCGACGCCACCTCGCGGATCCAGACGGTCACCGAGCAGAGCAACCCCCTGCTCGCCGAGCTGCTGCGGGAGTTCACCGAACTGACCGGGATTCCCTGCCTGATCAACACCTCGTTCAACGTCGCCGGCGAACCCATCGTCTGCTCGCCCACGGACGCCCTGTCCTGCTTCCTCAAGACCGAGATGGATCACCTGTTCCTCGGCAACTTCCTGGTCTCGCGAATCTGA
- a CDS encoding BtrH N-terminal domain-containing protein: protein MEGRREQVSLLEEDPYVGNHCESTTLVNLLRQREVDLSESLIFGLAGGLSFIYWRTKQMPTPFVGGRIKPDTLSENLANALKLRLSVHETSSVKRAKEQLLAELESGTIVGLKLDRYFLDYSTDDFRFAAHYVACVGYDDDRFALVETRPLGLQWASGESLETARNARGPMSSRNRAFTLDLPKGGIPDLGKAARKGIKKAAEDFLNPPISNFGYKGMHKVADLMPQWLDDLDSPADSLPEICTIMEDAGTGGGLFRTMWAEFLAETADITGTGEYQEVSDAYREVSKKWTEVAGLLNEAGVASSRESLHSASKLVHEAADREQLLMQRLLELSS, encoded by the coding sequence ATGGAAGGGAGACGAGAACAAGTGTCGCTTTTAGAAGAAGATCCGTACGTCGGCAACCATTGCGAGTCGACCACCCTCGTGAATCTCCTGCGGCAGCGGGAGGTCGACTTGTCGGAGTCGCTCATTTTCGGGCTCGCCGGTGGTTTGTCGTTCATCTACTGGCGGACGAAGCAGATGCCGACCCCGTTCGTCGGTGGCCGCATCAAGCCCGACACGCTGTCCGAGAATCTCGCGAATGCGCTGAAACTGCGGCTGTCCGTTCATGAGACGTCGTCGGTGAAGCGGGCGAAGGAACAGCTGCTGGCCGAGCTTGAATCCGGAACCATTGTGGGTCTCAAGCTCGACCGCTACTTCCTCGACTACTCCACCGACGACTTCCGGTTCGCGGCCCACTACGTCGCGTGCGTCGGCTACGACGACGACCGTTTCGCCCTGGTCGAAACCCGGCCGCTCGGCCTCCAGTGGGCCTCCGGGGAATCCCTCGAAACAGCGCGGAACGCCCGGGGACCGATGAGTTCCCGCAATCGCGCCTTCACCCTCGACCTCCCCAAGGGCGGCATTCCCGATCTGGGGAAAGCCGCGCGCAAAGGCATCAAAAAGGCGGCGGAGGACTTTCTGAATCCGCCGATCTCCAACTTCGGATACAAGGGCATGCACAAGGTCGCCGACCTGATGCCGCAGTGGCTCGACGACCTCGACTCACCCGCCGACAGCCTTCCGGAGATCTGCACGATCATGGAGGACGCGGGAACCGGCGGCGGCCTGTTCCGCACGATGTGGGCGGAGTTCCTGGCGGAGACCGCCGATATCACCGGCACGGGCGAATACCAGGAGGTCTCGGACGCGTACCGCGAGGTGTCGAAGAAGTGGACCGAGGTGGCCGGACTGCTGAACGAGGCGGGAGTCGCGTCCTCACGGGAATCCCTCCACAGTGCGTCAAAACTCGTTCATGAGGCCGCAGACAGGGAGCAACTCCTGATGCAGCGCCTTCTGGAACTGTCGAGCTGA
- a CDS encoding pre-toxin TG domain-containing protein — MTRHTVAFLMALAVLFGPGLGEKTAAAAEGIDRRQAAVSAAEKLAGIVRAAAKYSGCGGKPLLEKPACYREFADKAIRVGAGVGVAAYAIHYLHKDNTQHFAGLRKELAGFEELKEAVKQDPAAITDPALRAEAEKKIRAAYAAAQADVDHRLAKVNETIQTVVALAEVTVAFLQIIFALAALVGDPEFQKAATSIRTGLEGMGKDLDKINAGLSQMSHALDDMNDSLGEVNGALDQMNRGIGRANKGMDEMNRGIGQANKGMDELNKHVPGIKKGAEKLKELPGIEFDFSHLKDTWGSGTSGLDADEQQRRMGLLLDLLPGIGDGKGIVEAVTGKDLATGEELSGFDRATGALVVLRWLKTGKKALDGDDVRTARKGTCVAGSVTDNSFPAGTLVLMGDGGSTPIERVREGDEVLATDPGTGSTRAEPVTDLITGTGEKRLITVVVDTDGAAGERTDTITATDRHPFWTPGPGLWTDAVDLTAGTELRTSTGGDVEVTAVATRTVEQTVHNLTVAGTHTYYVLAGSTPVLVHNAKKNKCSLEIDHVGQVDQDWVTKGAHVNMKDGMEVALRPDGQGGIRGEAIRLRNGTATQKQVDAVVATIKSDPKVRADMIRVTKGAKEVFESSAKAMKEGRNPQWRFSNDRTAELQALIEAMERM; from the coding sequence ATGACGCGGCACACTGTCGCGTTTCTGATGGCCTTGGCGGTTTTGTTCGGCCCGGGCCTGGGGGAGAAGACCGCTGCCGCGGCCGAGGGCATCGACAGGCGCCAGGCGGCCGTCAGCGCCGCCGAGAAGCTCGCCGGAATCGTCAGAGCAGCAGCCAAGTACTCCGGGTGCGGCGGCAAGCCGCTGCTCGAAAAGCCCGCCTGCTACCGGGAGTTCGCCGACAAGGCGATCCGGGTCGGCGCCGGCGTGGGGGTGGCCGCGTACGCCATCCACTACCTGCACAAGGACAACACCCAGCACTTCGCCGGCCTCCGCAAGGAGCTCGCCGGGTTCGAGGAGCTGAAGGAGGCGGTCAAACAGGACCCCGCCGCCATCACCGACCCGGCCCTGCGGGCCGAGGCCGAGAAGAAGATCCGCGCCGCCTACGCCGCCGCGCAGGCGGACGTCGACCACCGGCTCGCGAAGGTCAACGAGACCATCCAGACCGTGGTGGCGCTGGCCGAGGTCACCGTCGCGTTCCTGCAGATCATCTTCGCCCTGGCCGCTCTCGTCGGCGACCCGGAGTTCCAGAAGGCGGCGACCAGCATCAGGACCGGTCTCGAGGGCATGGGCAAGGACCTCGACAAGATCAACGCCGGCCTCAGCCAGATGAGTCATGCCCTCGACGACATGAACGACTCGCTGGGTGAGGTGAACGGCGCCCTGGACCAGATGAACCGGGGGATCGGCCGCGCCAACAAGGGCATGGACGAGATGAACCGGGGGATCGGCCAGGCCAACAAGGGCATGGACGAGCTCAACAAGCACGTGCCCGGCATCAAGAAGGGCGCCGAGAAGCTCAAGGAGCTGCCCGGCATCGAGTTCGACTTCTCGCACCTCAAGGACACCTGGGGCTCCGGCACCTCCGGACTGGACGCCGACGAGCAGCAGCGCCGCATGGGACTGCTGCTGGACCTGCTGCCCGGCATCGGTGACGGCAAGGGCATCGTCGAGGCCGTCACGGGCAAGGACCTCGCCACCGGCGAGGAGCTGAGCGGCTTCGACCGGGCCACGGGAGCGCTGGTCGTGCTGCGCTGGCTCAAGACGGGCAAGAAGGCCCTGGACGGCGACGACGTGCGGACCGCCCGCAAGGGCACGTGCGTCGCCGGAAGCGTCACCGACAACAGCTTCCCGGCCGGGACGCTGGTCCTCATGGGCGACGGGGGCAGCACACCGATCGAGCGCGTGCGCGAAGGAGACGAGGTGCTGGCCACCGATCCCGGAACCGGCTCCACCCGGGCCGAGCCGGTGACCGACCTGATCACGGGAACGGGGGAGAAGCGCCTGATCACCGTCGTCGTGGACACCGACGGCGCAGCGGGGGAGCGCACGGACACGATCACGGCGACGGACCGCCACCCCTTCTGGACGCCGGGCCCGGGCCTGTGGACCGATGCCGTGGACCTGACCGCGGGAACGGAGCTGCGCACCAGCACGGGCGGGGACGTGGAAGTCACCGCGGTCGCCACGCGCACCGTCGAGCAGACGGTCCACAACCTCACCGTCGCCGGCACGCACACGTACTACGTGCTCGCCGGAAGCACACCCGTCCTGGTCCACAATGCCAAGAAGAACAAGTGCAGCCTCGAGATCGACCACGTGGGCCAGGTCGACCAGGACTGGGTCACCAAGGGCGCTCACGTCAACATGAAGGACGGCATGGAAGTGGCGCTGCGCCCGGACGGCCAGGGCGGCATCCGGGGCGAGGCCATTCGGCTGAGGAACGGCACCGCCACGCAGAAGCAGGTCGACGCCGTCGTCGCGACGATCAAATCCGACCCCAAGGTGCGCGCTGACATGATCAGG
- a CDS encoding GNAT family N-acetyltransferase, which translates to MQVRSTSMRGEIVIRRAVARDVKRLTRLVRGSRAYEGQYAGMVEDYRVGPDYIETHRVFVAVDADDAGGRVLGFYSLVLAPPELDLLFVENGMQGRGIGRLLVEHMKSEARVAGLDRVRVVSHPPAEGFYRSVGALPTGTVSANPPAVAWDRPELEFPVQ; encoded by the coding sequence ATGCAGGTGCGCAGTACATCCATGCGTGGCGAGATCGTCATACGCCGGGCTGTCGCCCGGGACGTCAAGCGACTCACGCGGCTCGTGCGCGGCTCGCGCGCCTACGAGGGTCAGTACGCGGGGATGGTCGAGGACTACCGCGTCGGGCCCGACTACATCGAGACGCATCGGGTCTTCGTCGCCGTCGACGCCGACGATGCCGGGGGCCGGGTGCTCGGTTTCTACTCGCTGGTCCTCGCGCCGCCGGAGCTTGACCTGCTCTTCGTCGAGAACGGGATGCAGGGCCGCGGCATCGGGCGGCTGCTCGTCGAGCACATGAAATCCGAGGCGCGCGTGGCGGGGCTGGACCGGGTCCGGGTGGTGTCACACCCTCCGGCCGAGGGGTTCTACCGCAGCGTGGGCGCGCTGCCCACCGGGACCGTCTCCGCGAACCCTCCTGCCGTGGCCTGGGACCGCCCCGAGCTGGAGTTCCCGGTCCAGTGA